In Gemmatimonadota bacterium, the sequence CTTCTTGCGGGTGAGGATCTCCTCGGGGAGCACACCCTTCATGGCCCGCCGCAGCACCGCCTTGGTGGTCCAGCCGTCCAGCTTGAGGTGGCGGGGCAGGCGCGCGGCGTACTCCACCAGCGGATGGTCCAGGAAGGGCACGCGGCTCTCGATGGAGGCGCCCATGCTCATCTGGTCCTGCTTCATGAGCAGCTCGTGCAGATAGGTGCTCGAGTCCGCGTAGAGCATGCGGTCCAGCAGGTCGTCGCTGCCGCAGCGCTCCATGGCGCGGTGGTAGGCCGCGTAGGGATCGATCCCCGCCAGCCGCGACCGCAGGTCGGGCGCGAGCAGGTCCGCCTGCCGGGTGCGTCCGAAGACGGCGAAGTTGTCGAGGTAGATGGTGTCGAGGTCCGCCGGGAGCGCCACGAACGTGCGCGACAGCCGGCGCCGCCAGCGGGAATGCTCGGGCAGCAGTCCGAGCGCGCCGCGCGCCCCGGACCGCACGAAGCCGGGCAGCCGGTTCCAGGCCTGGCCCGCGCGCAGGTTGAACAGCGTCACCCGGTAGCGGTTGTAGCCGGCCAGCGTCTCGTCGCTGCCTTCGCCGGTCAGCACCACCTTGACGCGCTCGCGCGCCAGTTGGGCCACGTGGTGCAGCGGCACCGAGGACGGGTGCGCCATGGGCTCGTCCTCGTACCACACCATGCGCGGCACGGAGCGCCAGAACTCGTCGGGGCTGAGCACGATCTCCCGGTGATCCGTGCGGAAGCGCTCGGCCACCAGGCGGGCGTAGTGCAGCTCGTTGGCCTCGCGCTCGGCGAAGGCCACCGAGAACGTCTTGATCTGGTCGTCCACCAGCTCGCTCATGAGCGCGGTGATGGCGGCCGAATCGATCCCGCCCGACAGGAAGGCACCCAGCGGCACGTCCGCCATGAGGCGGAGCCGCACAGCCTCCTTGAGCCGCTCGCCGTACTCGCGGACCAGCTCCTCGTCACTGCCGGAGAGACGGGCGCCGCCCATCTCCAGGTCCCAGTAGCGCTCGATGGTGACACGCCCGTCCTGCCAGGTCAGCACGTGGCCGGCCGGGAGGCGGCGGATGCCCT encodes:
- the asnB gene encoding asparagine synthase (glutamine-hydrolyzing), whose amino-acid sequence is MCGIAGIVRPDRDGSVAPALLERMCDVIAHRGPDGSGTYVGDGVGLGHRRLSIVDVEGGAQPMASDDGRLRLVYNGEIYNHPDLMAELVADGVRYRTHCDTESLLRWYEREGAAAVRRFRGMFAFAVWHTDERKLVLVRDRFGIKPLYYHHAPDGSLVFGSEIKAVLAGGVRAALDERALPDFLANHATWGDGTLFQGIRRLPAGHVLTWQDGRVTIERYWDLEMGGARLSGSDEELVREYGERLKEAVRLRLMADVPLGAFLSGGIDSAAITALMSELVDDQIKTFSVAFAEREANELHYARLVAERFRTDHREIVLSPDEFWRSVPRMVWYEDEPMAHPSSVPLHHVAQLARERVKVVLTGEGSDETLAGYNRYRVTLFNLRAGQAWNRLPGFVRSGARGALGLLPEHSRWRRRLSRTFVALPADLDTIYLDNFAVFGRTRQADLLAPDLRSRLAGIDPYAAYHRAMERCGSDDLLDRMLYADSSTYLHELLMKQDQMSMGASIESRVPFLDHPLVEYAARLPRHLKLDGWTTKAVLRRAMKGVLPEEILTRKKMGFPVPVGRWLRGPYRSVVEEFVLSERALGRGLFRPDAVRSIVAEHDAGGGGHDERLWALVNLEIWQRLFLDGESHEHVTAGSGAAAAAGAA